A stretch of the Archocentrus centrarchus isolate MPI-CPG fArcCen1 unplaced genomic scaffold, fArcCen1 scaffold_32_ctg1, whole genome shotgun sequence genome encodes the following:
- the rpl12 gene encoding large ribosomal subunit protein uL11 isoform X1, giving the protein MPPKFDPNEIKIVYMRCTGGEVGATSALAPKIGPLGLSPKKVGDDIAKATGDWKGLRITVKLTIQNRQAAIEVVPSASALIIKALKEPPRDRKKVKNIKHSGSVTFDEIVGIARVMRPRSIARELSGTIKEILGTAQSVGCTIDGRHPHDVIDDINSGKVECPAE; this is encoded by the exons ATGCCGCCCAAATTCGACCCCAACGAGATTAAAATTG TGTACATGAGGTGCACAGGAGGAGAAGTTGGAGCCACCTCAGCCCTGGCCCCCAAAATTGGACCTCTGGGTCTG TCTCCCAAGAAAGTGGGTGACGACATCGCCAAGGCCACCGGTGACTGGAAGGGCCTGAGGATCACCGTGAAGCTGACCATCCAGAACAGGCAGGCAGCG ATCGAGGTGGTTCCGTCTGCGTCCGCTCTGATCATCAAAGCTCTGAAGGAGCCTCCCCGTGACAGGAAGAAGGTCAagaaca TTAAGCACAGCGGCAGCGTGACCTTCGATGAGATTGTGGGCATCGCTCGCGTCATGAGGCCTCGCTCCATCGCCCGGGAACTCTCTG GAACCATCAAGGAGATCCTGGGCACCGCTCAGTCTGTGGGATGCACCATCGATGGCCGTCATCCCCACGATGTCATCGATGACATCAACAGCGGCAAAGTTGAGTGCCCAGCTGAATGA
- the rpl12 gene encoding large ribosomal subunit protein uL11 isoform X2 → MRCTGGEVGATSALAPKIGPLGLSPKKVGDDIAKATGDWKGLRITVKLTIQNRQAAIEVVPSASALIIKALKEPPRDRKKVKNIKHSGSVTFDEIVGIARVMRPRSIARELSGTIKEILGTAQSVGCTIDGRHPHDVIDDINSGKVECPAE, encoded by the exons ATGAGGTGCACAGGAGGAGAAGTTGGAGCCACCTCAGCCCTGGCCCCCAAAATTGGACCTCTGGGTCTG TCTCCCAAGAAAGTGGGTGACGACATCGCCAAGGCCACCGGTGACTGGAAGGGCCTGAGGATCACCGTGAAGCTGACCATCCAGAACAGGCAGGCAGCG ATCGAGGTGGTTCCGTCTGCGTCCGCTCTGATCATCAAAGCTCTGAAGGAGCCTCCCCGTGACAGGAAGAAGGTCAagaaca TTAAGCACAGCGGCAGCGTGACCTTCGATGAGATTGTGGGCATCGCTCGCGTCATGAGGCCTCGCTCCATCGCCCGGGAACTCTCTG GAACCATCAAGGAGATCCTGGGCACCGCTCAGTCTGTGGGATGCACCATCGATGGCCGTCATCCCCACGATGTCATCGATGACATCAACAGCGGCAAAGTTGAGTGCCCAGCTGAATGA